From the genome of Lepus europaeus isolate LE1 chromosome 23, mLepTim1.pri, whole genome shotgun sequence:
ctTGGGCGAACCAGCCAAGGGTGAAGGATTTCGCGGACCCGTGGGGCGACTCTTAAAGACTTGTGCTTCCCGGTTCTCGGCTCGCCCGCGGTCTGACGGCTTTATAAAGGCCTCCCGCCCGGCACAGCTCTCGCCTCGGCCCCTCGCCATCTTGAGCCGGCCCCTGGCCGTTTTCCGAACGCCCCGCGCATCGGCGCAAGGAGGGGCAGGCGGAGGACGAACAGGGCCCCTTGTCTGCTCggaagctgggagggagggaggggtcccggagcgccGGGAGACTGAACACCTCCTTCCGCCGGGGCGGGGAGCGAGGTGACCCGCCCCCAATCGCAGGGCCAGGAGGACAGCAGggctggactgagttcttggcggCGGGTGCCAGGCCTCGGGCGGACGCCCAGCTGTCCCCGACCTCGGATGCGCGCCGTCTGCTCTGAGACCTGCACCCCGCGCGCTCTCGGCCCGGCGCGCCGCGGGGACGGCGAGGATGACCCGGCCCGGGCCGCACCTGGATAACGCGCATGTTGAGGCCGGTCTCCTGCGCCAGCTGCTCGCGGATGTGGCGCGTGGGCTTGGGCGTGGCGGCGAAGGCGGCCTTGAGCGTCTCCAGCTGCTTGGCCTTGATGGTGGTGCGCGGGCCGCGCCGCTTGGTCCCCGAGTTCTGCTCCTCGTTCTCATTGTTGGCGGCCTCCTTGTCGGACGAGGTCGAGTTGTCCGTCTCCTTGGGGTCGTCCTGCAGGGGGTCCTGGAGGTCCGGGGACAAACTGCGGTCCGTACAGGATGACACTGCGGGCGGGCGGATCGGGAAGGGAACGGAGGCGTCAGCGGCGGCCGGTTCCAGCCGGCCCGGGCGACCGCCGGCCGCGCTCGGTTCCCTCCCTAACCGGAGgcggcccctccccctggggcccGGCGCCCGCCCACCGTCTCCAGGCGGGGCTGGGCCTTTGGGACGGCCCCTCCCGAGCCCTGGGAGCCCATCTCGGCCCCGGCCGGCCGGGGTAGGGGTGGGCACGCCCTCTGGAGAACGAAGCCTTCGGGAAGAGGGGACGCAGGAGGGTGCGAATGCTTGGAGCCCCggctcttcctcccccaccccgcagtCCTCCCTGCGGCCCCAAATCTGTGCCAATGCTCAAGCACAGGACGCCTAGTGCCACGGAAGGGTGACTGCACAGAGAGGAGCTGGCGGCTCCCAGCGCCCCTGCAGGACCAGCTCCGCTCCCCGCAGCCACCTCCGCCCCAGCCTCGTGCCCTCGCCCTGCCCTAAAGCAGCCTGGCTCGGGAGCCGGGCACAGACCCAGGGGCGCGGGGAGGCCAGCTCCGAGCTCCGGGCTGGGCGGCCTCCATACCTGAGTTGAGGCTGCCCTCCTTGAGGCTGGAGGAGCTCAGATAGTCGTCTTTGCACACAAACTTGTTCTCATCGATGACGTACAGCTCCTCGCCCGTGGACAGCTGCTTGTTGCACACCATGCAGGTGAAGCAGTTGAGATGGAAGACTTTGCCGCGGGCCTTGCGCACCAGGTCGCTGGGCGAGATGCCTTGCGCGCATCCCGCACACTTGGTGCCGAAGCGCCTGGGGACACAGGGCGCCCATCACTCAGCGGCGGGCTGCTGTCCAAGCCTCTCCagcccctctcttcttcccacccacCCTGGCTTCCACGACTGTCAACGGGAGCCCTGATCCTGCCTGCTTGGCCAGAGTAGAAGTGGGACACACGTCCTGGaatattcctggggctggcactgccagGTCGATTGGGTTTGCTTCGCCATCTGCTGGGCTGCAAAGGGTTGAGCCATGGTGGGCGCAGCCTCCCGCCCAGCAGAAGGCCCAGAGTGTCCCCAGACGCCTGCTGGGGCTGCTCCAGGCAAACTGGGCTCTGAAGTCCGCCAAGGATTCAAAGCCAGGCAGGCCCGTGTAGACTACTTCTTCGCTTTGCTTCCTGGATGCTCTCAAagctgctggggcccaggtaGCACCCATCTGCCTGGCCAGCTGGCCTTAGCCATGGGCTGGGAGCCTCTCTCCAGGAGAGACCTGAGCAAGAGGGGAACCTCGCACAGAGCCCTTGTGCCAGCTGGGAGCTTTGTCAGTCCTCACTCTGGGAGCTGCTGGACAGGGCCTCCGGTGGGCACACGCTGGGAAGCAGGGACTGAGTTtcagctcccccctccccatttctGGCCCTGGCAGGCAATGGTAGAAGGAACAGAGCCACTCCTAAACCCTGCAAGACTGGGACCTGGAATGTCTCCGATCCCCCCTCTCCCTTATCCCCCAgctaattccttttcttttttcccttgagCCCAGACAGAAAGCTGGCCTCCTCCAGAGTGGGTGATGCAGACCCTAAAGGGAGGGGTGAGGTGGCCGGGGAGGGGGGCAAAGAGGGCTCAGGACTCTGGGGACCCCACCTGGACTCACACCCGCGTCTCTAAACAGGGCGAATTTGGGTGACATTGATGCAGTGAGTGCATTAGAAGCCATAAGTCACTTTTGGCCTTATCCGGCAGCGTAATTGGCCATATGCACCTTATCAAAAATCATTAGGCTCTTTGCAAGCACGGCCACATTAGGGGCGTCAGGCCTCCGGGGCCAAGGAGTTCACACATGGAAAGGTGATGCTGACGGGTTCCCGTGTTCAAATTCCCTGGTGCCCAGACACTGGGGCCCCGGGGCCTGGAAGCTGCACTCACAAAGGGAGCCGGGCGGAAACAGGCCAGGTGAGTCTGCCACACACCTCCTGGGCCTGCAGGCCGGCTCTCAGCATCTCCCagccggggaaactgaggcccaggaaggcgagctgctggggctggggccaggagaggCGACACAGCCCAGGCCCGGGGGGTCCTGATTCCCGGCCCTGATTTCATTTGTGCTTTTCAACAAGAGAGAAAgtgtttggggggaggggaaggtacCCTCCACGGTCACCAGGGGAGTCCTGCCTGGCTGGGCCCCTCTGGAGCTGGGAAGTTTCTGTTTGCCCCCAGAAGCGGTTCCTGGGCTCAGGCGCTGTGCGTGGAGGGAGAAGCCTCCCAAGCGCCCGCgaactccagaaaaaaaaaaaaaaaaatccttcctggCTCAGAACGCGGCGGCGGGAGCTTCAGCCTCTGGGAAGGGGCAGAGGGGGGCGAGGAAGTTTGTCAAGGCTTCATCTCCCGGCCCCAGCTCGGCCCTGGGCCGGCCTGGAGGCACCAGCGCGAGGCGGCGAAGCAGCGACCTTCCGCGCCTGGGCTGGGGCCCTTCCCACCCCGGACCGAGCGCGGGAGGACAGCAGCGTGCGGCCCCGCTCCCCACCTAGGCTTGTGAGCCCGGGAGGCCGTGGCGGGTTCCGCCTTGTCCCCTTCCCCGGAGCCCGGCGGAGCGCGCGCGCAGGCGGCAGGGCGGCGCGGCCTCTTACCTGAAAAAGTCATTTTTGCAGTAAAGCTTGCCCTCTCGCGAGAAGCACTTCTCCGACAGGTTGGTTTTGCACTCGCAGCACTGAACACATTTGATGTGCCACGCGCGGTCCAGCACGTTCAGCAGGAAGCGGTCGAGGATGGGCCGCTCGCACCCGGCACAGTGCACCATCATGGCCCCCGCCCTGGCGGCTCCGGccgccctgccctccctgtgggCCCCCGGCCCTCGGGcctcccggccccgccgccgccgcgctccCCGCCTCTTGTGTCGGTCGCCGCCGGGCGAGTCCGGTCCGGACCTAGACTCAGCCGGTCAAGTCCTGGGGCGATCGCCGGCCTGGCGCGGGGCTGGCCGCAGCTGCGGGGCGGCGGCGTTCACAACCTCATTCCACGGGCCGCGCGCCCCGGCGTTGGCTCCGGGCTCCCGCAGGTGTCTCGGGTGGCTGCGGGCCTCGGCGCTGCCAAGCGGCTTTCCCCGGTGGCGGAGGCGCCGGCACTTTCCCCCACTTTCAAGCGGTCCGGATCCTCATCTTTGTCTGGCCGCCGCCTAATTCGCGCATCCTTATTCAGATTTGGTGACGTGGCGCGGCACGTAGGGGGCCTGGCGGCCAATGGGCGCGCCGTGGCCATGGCAACCTCTTAAATTTATAGCATATCTAAATTGGCTACAGCGTTGCGGTCCGGACAGAGCAAAAAAAACAAGGCATCAGTATTGTTGAGTATTAGCCTGTACCTGGTTCCCAGACTAAGTAAGTATTTATCTTGCAgtttggggctgggggcgggggccgcgcGATCCGAAAACggcgtctctccttctctcctctctctctccctctctctttcctaacAAATATTTGGGGGCCAGGGTTCCAAGGCCTGGTCGAGGAGGAACCCCCTCCCCCTTCGCTGTCCCCGGAACTTGCAGAAGTTGCCCGAGGCCCCCAGAGCGCCCCGcgcccatctccccctcccctgccgggCCCGCCCAGATTggactctccccaccccctgcccctgcccctggggtcTGCGCCTGGGAGTTGAGACAGAGTGGTTCTTCCCCAGGCTCGGGGAGCCCGCCCGGGCTTCTTTTGTCATACACGGGTCTGGGGTCCAGCCGCGCCTTTCTCATGGAGAGAGTGTACTGGAGCCGCGCGGTTTGCGCGTAGCTTTCCCGGCCTGGACTcagggccccagcccaggccccgatTTGGGCAGGGGTGTCGCCTAGCCACGTCTCCGACTTTGGAATTTCAGGCCTGAGTGCGCCGCACCCGGCCCCGGGGAAGatgcggggcggggagggaggtggaggggacaGGGCAGGATGGCAGGGTGGCAGGGTGGCAACGTCTTTGGGCAGAGAGCTGAAGCGTGGTGCTCACCTCGTGTTTCCTTTACTTACCACGTCTTCCAGGTCCCGGGTCAGACAATCagagcacggggggggggggcggggggggaggcgggggaggtgCAGGGGGGCGTTGGCCccgcagggtggggggaggctggcgACTCCGTGGGCGCTGTTTGCACGCACTCAGGGTGCAGTCTGTATGTGCAAGGGCGGCCCCCCCTGGAGTACAGGAGGCGCAGTgctgggagttctgggctccgcAGGGCACAGAGGCCGTGGGGGGAGAGTGTGGAGGGTGGGTGCAGGTGTATGGAGggggaggtggtgggggaggagTGTGTGGGcttgagggggaggggaaaggaccATCCTAGCCAAGCGCACTCCAGGTCCGGGAGGCTGGTAATGCAGGCCCGGGTAGTCCTTGTGTTGTGGGAGACAGGCTTGAGGAGGTAGGGGCCTGTGTCCCCAGGACTGGTGCCAGGAGTGTTTGGCTGGGACCTTCTGTCTGGGTGCATTTGCTGGGTTTGTTTGTGCATATTTGCTGTTGGAGAGTTAATTTGTGTGTGTCTGCTCCCGGAGCGGCAGTGGTCCGTGGAGTGAGCGTGTTGCAGTCAGTAGGTGGACTTTCTaatgtgagaatgtgtgtgtgtgtgtgtgtgtgatggtgccGGTTCTAACTTCAGCTGTTGCCGGTGCGTGTCGGTATCTGCGTGTGTGACAGGGTGCATTTGTGTGTTCGCGAGTGATGTCGAGGTGAAGGCGAATTTAAACAATCCCGAGAAGGGCTTGCTCCGGCGGTGGCAACGCACTAAAATAGGAACCAAGGCCCGTGCAAGGGTGACACAAATTCCTCCAGCGTCCCGGATGTTTTGGGCTCAACCTCTTTTGTAACACATTCGCCAGAAAGCTGGAGTCTTACCTGCGAGAGAGTGTGTGTGCGCGAACCCCTTTGTGTGGCAGGGCTATGCTGGGCACGTTTGCGAGTACAGAGTGGTCCAGCCAGTCgtgatgtgtgtgtgcttgtgtagcTTGTTTGTTTATGTGACTCTtgtagggttttgttttgtttttgtttatttcgaggtggggggtggtggtgtccCTCCCTTCCTGGGTGGGAGTGGATGTCTGTCTCTGGTCAGGACAATCGtccctctctgttcctcttcAGGCTGAATGCTGTTCCCGGGTGGTCTCACTGGGGAGAGGGGATGGATGAGTGCTGGTCTTCGGGTGGGACATGGGCCCACCAGCTGGGCTTCCAGAAAGGAGTCCCCAGCCCAAGCAGCTCCTGCGGTCGGTACCCGGTTACCTGGTCCTCCGACTTGGTGCCGGTCAGGTGTCTACACAGGATGGCCCTTGTGTGGCCTCCCAAGGCCTGGTGGAGGTGTCTCCCGGAGCCTTGAGTGAAACTGCAGTTTCCGCTgcacctggccctgcctgcctgaGGCAGGAATGGTCCTTGAGCTCTGGCAGGGCAGAGATGAAAGAagccagagaggagagaggcgcCCAGGCTCCTGGTGCAGCTTTCCCATCGTCTTTGTCTCCTGGGGGGTTTGGTCTCCAGTTCTCTCCACGCCTCTGTTTTCCCGTCCgcccctgggtctcccctgcCCTTTCTTTCCCTGTCGCActctctccttttgtttttcttccccaGCCTCTCTGCTGGGGCTTTCAGATCCAGCATCCGGCTCCATACTGCGGTTCATGTTTCTCATTGTGCACCCGACAGATTCCGGGGTGTGAGTGGAGACCTGCACACCCCGCTTACACAACCCTCACCCACAAACTCCCCGTTGGATGGCCTTCTGCTGCGCCCGGACCCCCTCTCCCCAACTTCCCAGGACGCTCACAGAGCCAGGCCCGCTGTGTCTGTCCAGCCCCCGGGCTGCTGGAGGCCTGTGGACCTGGCTCCATATGACCTTCGACAAACCTACCCATTCTCATCTCGTGGATTTGCTTAAATGCCCTTGCACAGCCAGGTCCCAGTGCCCCCATGGCAGCCGAGGTCTCAGGAGCAGGGATGGGCATGGGGAGCTGCCCTGggtgtccccaccccctccccatcgGGATGGAACCCTAGCTACCGGAGATGAGAGCTCTGACCCTCCACCTCTGGGGTGGAAATTTACCAATCCTACCCGCCCCTCGGCCCCCTGAGTGGCCCTGGGCGCCTCACTCCCATTCCAGGCCAGAGCCCGTCTTCCCAGCCGGGCTGCTCTTGAAGCCTGTGCGGTCCTCCCcagcccaccaccaccctgggcGCACCAGCAGAGCAACTATTAGGCGCCACAGCCCGCCCTGGCAGAACTGGCAGATGGCGACCAGGCAGCGCGATGCCCCTATATGTAACTAATAAACCGCTTATGTCTTAACAGGGTAATGCATTCAGGCGCAATGTCACTTAGACAAGATGTTGATGGAATTTACTATATAAAAATCTTCCTCCTAGAGTAAAGAGTATCAACATTACAACTCGACAGACGGCGCGGGATAAGTAAAACAGACAAAAGACAAACAAGATAATAATCTGTTTCCAATCACTTAAGCCCTGTAGAGTTAGTAGTGTGCGGTTTGCATATCCCCCTTGAGTTCCGTAATTAATTACCGGGGAGGAGGCGCACACCCGCCCGGAGCGGGGGCGTTTGGGGGCGTGCTGAGCGGGGCCGTGGGGGTGCCCTTCTCTGCCCCGGCGGCTCCGGACACCGCACACCCGGCAGCGGCGTCGTGAGCTCCCGGACGTTTGGAGCTGACTTGTCCGCCGGTCGTAGAGGACATTTCAGTCGCTCCTCGCCCGGGGAGATGGTGCAGcggtggggcggggagggcgcTTCTCCGGCGGCGGCCAGAGCCTCTCCCCTCGTTCCCGTGGAGGAACTCGCTCCTCGAGAATGGCCGCGGGGGCCTGTCTTCTCGGGGGAGCGCGCGCGCTGGGGGCGCGTTGGCTGGGGGCCCCCCGGGGAAGCGCGCCCCTCGCCCTCTCTGCCGGCGGTATCTTGGGCGATGCAGCCCGTCCTCTCTCGACCTCGATCCttgcccccccccagcccccaacacACACGCTCCGCCCCACCCCCAAGAGCCGGCGCGCTTTTAACATTAAACAAACGCAGCGAGCGCCTCGGAGCTGCGCTCTCGGCCGGGTCTgtgcggcagcggcggcggcggcggcggcgttaCAAATTGTAAATTTAAATTGCTCGCCGTATTCATTACCTCCCCTCTTTGATTTCAGCCAGCCGTGAAAAATTATACTGGTGTACCACTGAGAAACTGTTTTGCCGCAAAGAGCCCGCGCCTAATCACTGGCTTTCTCTCTCCGACAAAAGTGTAATTATTTTGTTTGGGGTGTAAATATAGGCCGCGCCGCGCGCACACTCTCAGCgccccgccgcgccgccgcgCACGGCCCGGAGTCGGAGCGGGCGCGCAGATTGGACCCGCCGCCCGGAGGCCGGAGGACAGCGGCGGCTTTGGCTCTCCGGCGAgacccagcctctgccctctAGACTTCGGGTTCGCCCGACGGACAAGCCCAGGACCGTGCGCATCCAAGCGGGCCGGGGTCGACGCCGGCGGGCTGTGACGGATGGGTTGCGGCGTGGGCTCAGGCCGACGCGGCAGTCCAGGGATGCGCGAGGGATGGCGGGGCTGAGGTGCGGGAGCGGTCCCGGGTCCTCGCGGAGGCAGCCGGCTGGGCGCAACCCCGGCCCAGGCGGGTGGACCCCTCCAGAGTCGGAGGCGATGCGGCTGGTGTGCCCCACTCGCGCTCGGCCGGCCGTGGACGGCTTGGTTTCTGGAACATCTCTGCGGGGCGCAGGGCCTGCCTGCCTGTCAGTTAAATCGTGCGCGGCTTAATTAACGGTCTCGTTAACTGGGCAGGCCCGACCCGGGACGTTTAATCAAAAAGGCAGGGaatccctcctctccctcccctcccccttctccctccattcctccttccttccctccctccccctctcctttcttcttcctttgccCAAGTTTACTCCTGCCCAAGCCTCCTTGTCCCAGCGCCAGGAAGAGGGGCTCCCACCTGACGTCCAAGCCCCCTCTAacacctggccctgggctttaAGGGGTCAGAGCAGGCAGGGGTTATGCAGCGCCACCTGACTCGGCTTTCTGGGGTCAGATCTTCAGTCCCGCTAAAGGACAAAGTCGGGAGGCTGCGTCTCCAGGTTGGAGCAGGCGGGGaaaagagcagggccaggcccaggtccCCTATTTCCTTCCTGAAAGCACCCCCTCCCGCTGGGATGCACCCCCAGAGAATGCTGGTTCCCAGGGCAGAACTCAGGCTCTGGGCAATGCGAGGCTGCAGTCTGAAGTTGATCCCTGGGGCCAGAAGGGGGTCTGAGAGAGGCGGAAGGAGAGGTGCTCGCCAGTCCCCAGTCTGGGAGCAAAACGCAGGTGTTTTGTTCTGAGAGGGGAAAGCCAGGGGCTTGGTGCAGGGCAGTGCAGCTACCCCGCCAAGTGCCGGCAGAGCGTGGA
Proteins encoded in this window:
- the LHX5 gene encoding LIM/homeobox protein Lhx5 — encoded protein: MMVHCAGCERPILDRFLLNVLDRAWHIKCVQCCECKTNLSEKCFSREGKLYCKNDFFRRFGTKCAGCAQGISPSDLVRKARGKVFHLNCFTCMVCNKQLSTGEELYVIDENKFVCKDDYLSSSSLKEGSLNSVSSCTDRSLSPDLQDPLQDDPKETDNSTSSDKEAANNENEEQNSGTKRRGPRTTIKAKQLETLKAAFAATPKPTRHIREQLAQETGLNMRVIQVWFQNRRSKERRMKQLSALGARRHAFFRSPRRMRPLGGRLDESEVLGSTPYTYYGDYQGDYYAPGGNYDFFAHGPPSQAQSPADSSFLAASGPGSTPLGALEPPLAGPHAADNPRFTDMISHPDTPSPEPGLPGALHPMPGEVFSGGPSPPFSMSGTSGYSGALSHPNSELSETAVW